Genomic window (Ictalurus punctatus breed USDA103 unplaced genomic scaffold, Coco_2.0 tig00000011, whole genome shotgun sequence):
GCTCGAAGGTCATGGTAAGAAGAATATCAAACTttgctttcttctctctcttcagaGAAGGAGTAATGAGCACACTAAGGCGCTTGGCcaatatttctgaaaatatcAAACATTCAACATTGAAAATGTCTCCTGAATAATAAGCTTCAGGTACCTGCTTATTCTTTAACATTATGTTATACTTTCCCTTTAAGGTCTCAGTCAACTGACAACAAAACTTTTTATAGTAATCCACATCCATTGTATCAGGTCTTTGTTTAGAGTCAATCAAAGACTTGATGGAACTCAGTATTTCTGCCCCATTAATCTTCCCTGATCTTCTGTCAGGTTCTTCATCAACTCTAGTTTCCTTCAAAAACAAGGCTACCTTTGGAATTATATTTCCAGTCTGTTGCTGCACTTTGAGCTCTAGGACAAGAGGCTTGTGATCTGAAATTTCATTGCTCTGTATTTTGCTACTACACACCCGTACCATTGCATCGCTGCACATGAAAAACATGTCCAACCTGGAGTGACTCTCATTCTGACGTCGTGTAAAGCCTCCATCAGCAAAGTGAAGGTATGACCAGGTGTCTCTGAGATTCAAAGAAATAGTAAAGTCTTCTAAAATAGCTCTTAGTGAAGACTGCTTTGTGAGAAGAGCTGAAGATAACCGATCAAAGCTGGGATCCAAAACAGTGTTGAAATCACCTCCAACCACTAGCACACCCTCAGCTGTTTCCCTCAGATAGTCTTTCAATCTAGCCAAGACATTTTTGTCTGCCTTATGATTGTACACATTAACAAGAGTGTACAGTTCACCATACAGACGACAGAAGAGCACAATGTAACCTCCACTGCAATCCTCATCATGGCAAATGTACTCAAATGGTACATCATAGCTGATCAGTATTGCCACTCCTTTACTGCGAGGGCTGTGTACAGTGAAGTAGACATTCCAGTTTTCAACATTCTCCAAGATTTGGTAACATGTTGGCCCAACATGTGTCTCTTGTATGAAGGCAATATGAGCCTTTAGGGAAATGAGGCTGCTCAACAAATCTGAAAACTTTTGTGGTGGGCTTTTAATGCCACGTGTGTTCCAGGTGACAAAACGGAGCCTTTTTTTCACTATTGATGCCATAGTTTATGATTGAACCTCTGTAAATAAAGTACAGAATTTAAAATcacagatataaaaaaaaaattggtctattatatattatgtattgtaTATTTAAAGGATCAAACAGCACCTCTTTTAGTTATTTCATATCGGGCCATAAATTTATGAATGAGTTTTGAGAGGAGGTCATTTTATGAACACAGTTCTCTATTCATTGTGTTCTCTCACTGTTTTCAATACATACTCACTTTTtcacttacagtatataaatgaaGAATTGTGTAATTCTGATTGAAAGATATAATTTGGTTCAATAAGTATCAATCTCAAAGTAAGTACTATATTATAAAGATTTGCCTGTTAAAAATATACCTTGTTCTCAGCAGTCAGCTGGTGGTACAACTaaaagaaattaagaaataagGCATTATTGCACATAAGATTTAATGTACATAGTGGAAATGTTGTACACAAGTCAATTACATCACACGTGTGTTGGGTAACAGTTGGGAAATTATTTCGCACttgaacattttttgtttttattacatgaAATTCTATAAAGGAAAAATAGTTTGcaactgcttttttgttttattatatatccgttaaaaatagaaaaacagaTGCATTTGTGCAAAATCTGCATAGGTTTATGACTTTCCATTTAAAAAGCAAGCTGTACTTACCTTAAAGACCAGACAGGCAGCTAGTAAGCGCACACTGGATCAAAGAATGcactatttgatttgtatttgatGCTCCTTAATCACTTGCTGTCAGGTCTCAGGTCAGACAACTGTTAAGTAAAAGGCTCCATTGTGAGTAAGTGATTTTGTTTAcaaacttatttttttcccgAATGTCTATGTTAAGCTAATGGCCTCACTGATCTTTTATATTTACTACTTTGGGATAACTACTGCAATTAACCAAAGCAAGCAATTTATCATGGTTGTAGttacaaattaattattataattattttttaagtttcaCTTATGTAGAAATCAAGTGgtaaataaaacactaacacaAATTTGTACTTAGTTGATGATcattgtttaaaatgatatcACTTAAATCTGAAACAAATCAAGATTTAAGCCATACTTGTGTAAAACTGAaaagcattaacacacaattcACATGCCATTtgcttcaaaatataatgtaatagcACATTTGAATAACACATTTGAATTGATCACTGCCTGCTAAGAACTAATATTGCaattaaatgtgcaaaaataaagaattcacaacattaaagttcataaataaagttatgtgtaataaagtggaatgacacaggaaaaaagtatagaacacgctaagaaaaagcagttctccaaggcaaggtaagacaAGGAACCAACTGacatctgtaagtaattatacctcctatctgtgcaaattaatatcagctgggttagtaaattgatggtctataaaaaggcttttcattaccaaggtgtcacacaagaaacatctcatgatggttaaaagcaaagagctctccaaagaCCTTcagaaccttattgttgcggaacatattgatggaatcggatacagacatatttcaaaacttctgaatcctccagtaagcaccattggggacattatccacaagtggaagcaacatcactcaacatcatcaaccggccacgaacaggagctcctcgcaagatttctgaccaaggAGTCTGAAGAATTATCAAAAGAGTTGTTTGTTTTAGCTGAAATTAAAAAAGGGGGGGCTGAGAATTATCAAAAaaagtagcccaagagccaaggaccactcggaaagagctccagaaacacttggaggtagcaggtgccatcgtcacagagaaaacactagacaatgcactccactgctcacactcaccctgcaagactccattactaaagaaaaggcatgtcaaagctcattTACAGTTTGGTACGAATataatttggacaagcctatgaaatactgggagagtgtagtctggtcgaGAGCAACatgtaactttttggctgtcatactacacaccatgtttggagaagaaatggcactgcacaccaccctaaaaacactataccaacagtgaagtgtggaggatgaagcatcatggtgtggggctgttttgcatcacatggtactggcagacttcatataactgaaagaatgatgaatggagccctttaccgggagaatcttgagaagaatctgctgccatccaccaggatgatgaagatgagacatgggtggtccttccagcaggacaacgatccaaagcatacagcaaaggaaactctcagttggtatcagagaaaaaaatcaaggtgttagaatggcccagtcaatcacctgacttgaatccaatcgaacaagatttaaagacaatatgtttagaagaatgggccaaaatcacacctgaatactgcccattaatttcttcatacaggaagcgtcttgaagctgtcattacaaacaaagcctTCTCCaaagtggcttagtggttagcacgttcgcctcacacctcctgggttgggggttcga
Coding sequences:
- the LOC128631116 gene encoding uncharacterized protein LOC128631116 codes for the protein MASIVKKRLRFVTWNTRGIKSPPQKFSDLLSSLISLKAHIAFIQETHVGPTCYQILENVENWNVYFTVHSPRSKGVAILISYDVPFEYICHDEDCSGGYIVLFCRLYGELYTLVNVYNHKADKNVLARLKDYLRETAEGVLVVGGDFNTVLDPSFDRLSSALLTKQSSLRAILEDFTISLNLRDTWSYLHFADGGFTRRQNESHSRLDMFFMCSDAMVRVCSSKIQSNEISDHKPLVLELKVQQQTGNIIPKVALFLKETRVDEEPDRRSGKINGAEILSSIKSLIDSKQRPDTMDVDYYKKFCCQLTETLKGKYNIMLKNKQVPEAYYSGDIFNVECLIFSEILAKRLSVLITPSLKREKKAKFDILLTMTFEPGPQEIRWSFLEQTLRRLKQIQSVPPLDFSILDCLLPKVQNFSGELRCLRPGIPLTNAILNLALTQLEDLILRSETECRTSVSFHRQALLIHADQSKRGKVVRVLEKFQDDSGIRLTECHIID